A stretch of the Nitratireductor thuwali genome encodes the following:
- a CDS encoding AzlC family ABC transporter permease, translating into MSADSYADDSTASEFWSGARASLPVVVAAMPFGLLFGALAIDNGFTVFEAIFMSATIYAGASQMVGVDLFGTRVAPWLIVLSIFAVNFRHVLYSATIGRHISHWGPMQQAIGFFFLVDPQFAEAERRREYGTLSFAWYMGMGLPIYLFWVVEAWLGALFGRLIPDPHAIGLDFLLPIYFTGLVMGFRKRSLWLPVVVVSAIASIVAYRFVGSPWHVSLGALAGILLGALMVPTVKKDAPR; encoded by the coding sequence ATGAGCGCGGACAGTTATGCCGACGACAGCACGGCGAGCGAGTTCTGGTCCGGCGCCAGGGCCAGCCTCCCGGTCGTGGTCGCGGCAATGCCTTTCGGTCTTCTTTTCGGCGCGCTGGCCATCGACAACGGCTTCACCGTTTTCGAGGCGATCTTCATGAGTGCCACGATCTATGCCGGCGCCAGCCAGATGGTGGGGGTCGACCTCTTCGGCACCAGGGTCGCGCCGTGGCTTATCGTGCTGTCGATCTTTGCCGTCAATTTCCGGCACGTGCTCTATTCGGCTACGATCGGCCGTCATATCTCCCATTGGGGACCGATGCAGCAGGCGATCGGTTTCTTCTTTCTCGTCGATCCGCAGTTCGCCGAGGCCGAACGGCGCCGGGAATACGGAACTCTTTCCTTCGCCTGGTATATGGGGATGGGCCTGCCCATCTATCTCTTCTGGGTCGTCGAGGCGTGGCTCGGCGCGCTGTTCGGCCGTCTGATCCCCGACCCTCATGCCATCGGACTGGACTTTCTCCTGCCGATATATTTCACAGGTCTTGTCATGGGCTTCCGGAAGCGGTCTCTCTGGCTGCCGGTTGTCGTCGTCAGCGCCATTGCCTCCATTGTCGCCTATCGCTTTGTCGGCTCGCCCTGGCATGTCTCCCTTGGGGCGCTCGCCGGCATCTTGCTGGG
- the ligA gene encoding NAD-dependent DNA ligase LigA gives MSTAKIPVDELTESQARDELARLAAEIAEHDRRYHTEDAPTITDAEYDSLRRRNLAIEQRFPALVREDSPSRRVGAPVSGKFEKVRHKVPMLSLDNAFSDEDVIDFVARIRRYLKLDADAPIAMTAEPKIDGLSLSLRYEAGRLVSAATRGDGQVGENVTANARVVSDIPNVLADDPPDILEVRGEVYMTHRDFLALNERQAAEGKQTYVNPRNTAAGSLRQLDPSITAARPLKFFAYAWGEVSRMPADTQMGMVDALRRYGFATNPLMLLCRTATELLEHYHRIEAQRGSLSYDIDGVVYKVDDLMLQQRLGFVSRNPRWAIAHKFPAERATTVLKEIDIQVGRTGALTPVARLEPVTVGGVVVTNATLHNAEEIERLGIMIGDTVTVQRAGDVIPQILNYVPERRPADARKFQFPTVCPCDLKTPVIREGTAAGGEGVVRRCSGEFACPFQRIEHLRHFVSRRAFDIEGLGEKQIEFFFLDPDLPVRSPADIFTLAARDRQNMKKLKDKDGWGATSAQNLFDAIEARRTIPLDRMIYGLGIRHVGERTATTLARAYGSWVDFHDAALAVAEGDLHAREEMDALDDIGDAVIDAVAAYFAEEHNRALVERLAEEVNVEDAERPVTESPVAGQTIVFTGALERMSRDEAKAMAERLGAKVAGSVSRKTDLVVAGPGAGSKLKKAAEFGIEVIDEDAWFERIGQE, from the coding sequence ATGAGCACAGCCAAGATCCCCGTCGACGAATTGACGGAATCCCAAGCCAGGGACGAACTCGCCCGGCTTGCCGCCGAGATCGCGGAGCACGACCGGCGCTATCACACCGAGGACGCGCCGACGATCACCGACGCGGAATATGATTCGCTGCGTCGCCGCAACCTGGCCATCGAGCAGCGGTTTCCGGCTCTCGTGCGGGAGGATTCGCCGTCGCGCCGGGTCGGCGCTCCGGTTTCGGGCAAGTTCGAGAAGGTGCGGCACAAGGTGCCGATGCTCTCCCTCGACAACGCCTTTTCCGACGAAGACGTCATAGATTTCGTCGCCCGCATCCGGCGCTATCTCAAGCTCGATGCAGACGCGCCCATCGCCATGACGGCCGAGCCCAAGATCGACGGGTTGTCCCTGTCTTTGCGCTATGAAGCCGGGCGCCTCGTTTCGGCCGCCACGCGGGGGGACGGGCAGGTGGGCGAGAACGTCACGGCCAATGCCAGGGTGGTTTCGGATATTCCAAACGTGCTTGCCGACGATCCTCCTGACATTCTGGAAGTGCGCGGCGAGGTCTATATGACCCATCGCGATTTCCTGGCGCTCAACGAGCGCCAGGCGGCGGAGGGCAAGCAGACCTATGTCAATCCGCGCAACACGGCCGCGGGGTCGCTGCGCCAGCTCGATCCGTCGATCACGGCGGCGCGGCCGTTGAAATTCTTCGCCTATGCCTGGGGCGAGGTGAGCCGGATGCCGGCCGATACGCAAATGGGCATGGTGGATGCACTAAGGCGCTACGGGTTCGCCACAAATCCGCTGATGCTGCTTTGCCGCACCGCGACGGAACTGCTCGAGCACTACCACAGGATAGAAGCGCAGCGCGGGAGCCTCAGCTACGACATCGATGGTGTCGTGTACAAGGTCGACGACCTGATGCTGCAACAGCGGTTGGGTTTTGTCTCGCGCAATCCGCGCTGGGCGATCGCGCACAAATTCCCTGCCGAGCGCGCCACCACGGTTCTGAAGGAAATAGATATCCAGGTTGGGCGCACGGGAGCCTTGACGCCCGTCGCCAGGCTGGAGCCTGTCACGGTCGGCGGGGTGGTGGTCACCAATGCCACCTTGCACAATGCGGAGGAGATCGAGCGGCTGGGGATCATGATAGGCGACACGGTCACGGTGCAGCGCGCCGGCGACGTGATCCCGCAAATCCTGAACTATGTGCCGGAAAGGCGGCCGGCCGACGCGCGCAAGTTCCAGTTTCCCACCGTCTGCCCCTGCGATCTGAAGACGCCCGTCATCCGCGAGGGCACGGCGGCAGGCGGCGAAGGGGTCGTGCGGCGCTGCTCCGGCGAGTTCGCCTGCCCGTTCCAGCGGATCGAGCATCTACGCCATTTCGTTTCGCGTCGGGCCTTCGACATCGAGGGTCTCGGGGAAAAGCAGATCGAGTTCTTCTTCCTTGATCCGGACCTGCCGGTCAGGAGCCCGGCCGACATCTTCACGCTGGCGGCCCGCGACCGGCAGAACATGAAGAAGCTCAAGGACAAGGATGGTTGGGGCGCGACCTCCGCGCAAAACCTGTTCGACGCCATCGAAGCGCGGCGCACGATCCCGCTCGACCGCATGATCTACGGCCTTGGCATTCGTCATGTGGGCGAACGCACGGCGACCACGCTGGCGCGCGCCTACGGCTCATGGGTCGATTTCCACGACGCCGCCCTGGCGGTGGCGGAGGGCGACCTCCATGCGCGCGAGGAGATGGACGCGCTGGATGACATCGGCGATGCCGTGATCGACGCGGTGGCGGCCTACTTTGCCGAAGAGCATAACCGCGCCCTCGTCGAGCGGCTGGCCGAGGAAGTGAACGTCGAGGATGCCGAGCGGCCTGTCACGGAGTCGCCTGTAGCCGGCCAGACGATCGTCTTCACCGGCGCGTTGGAGCGCATGTCGCGCGACGAGGCCAAGGCCATGGCCGAGCGTCTCGGCGCCAAGGTGGCAGGCTCCGTCTCGCGCAAGACCGACCTCGTGGTGGCGGGGCCGGGAGCGGGTTCCAAGCTCAAGAAGGCGGCGGAGTTCGGCATCGAAGTGATCGACGAAGACGCCTGGTTCGAACGCATCGGCCAGGAATAA
- the recN gene encoding DNA repair protein RecN, with protein sequence MLAHLSIRDIVLIERLDIDFSAGLSVLTGETGAGKSILLDSLSLALGARGDASLVRHGADQGQVIAVFDVPAVHPARDVLRENAVDDSGDIILRRVQSADGRTRVFINDQPSSVALMRQVGRALVEIHGQHDERALVDTSAHRDLIDAFGGLLPLTGEVRAAWRAWRQAEQELARHRAKVEAAAREADFLRASVEELSKLDPRPGEETELADERARMMRAEKTAADIADAQEVLSGQASPLPALASLLRRLQRKAQEAPGLLEEIITSLDEALISLDAAQSAVDEAMRASEFDPQRLDQAEERLFALRAVARKHNVMVDELAALRDRMDNDLADLDAGEERLGLLEKGAAERRDAFDAAAGRLSEARQATAETLAAAVMAELPALKLERARFLVQIDSAPEDRMEEGIDRVEFWVQTNPGTRPGPIMKVASGGELSRFLLALKVALADRGSAPTLVFDEIDTGVGGAVADAIGQRLARLASRIQVLSVTHAPQVAARAGTHYLIAKTGGHDRVATGIAVMDRDARQEEIARMLAGATVTEEARAAAERLLQENALAAS encoded by the coding sequence ATGCTCGCACACCTTTCGATCCGCGATATTGTCCTGATCGAACGGCTCGATATTGATTTCTCGGCCGGGCTGTCGGTGCTGACGGGAGAGACTGGGGCGGGCAAGTCCATTCTGCTTGATTCGCTTTCGCTTGCGCTGGGCGCGCGCGGCGATGCTTCACTGGTGCGCCATGGCGCCGATCAGGGGCAGGTGATCGCCGTTTTCGACGTGCCGGCGGTCCACCCAGCCCGCGATGTGCTGCGTGAGAATGCCGTCGACGATAGCGGCGACATCATCCTGCGGCGTGTGCAGTCGGCGGACGGGCGCACCCGCGTTTTCATCAACGACCAGCCTTCCAGCGTCGCGCTCATGCGGCAGGTCGGGCGCGCGCTGGTGGAGATACACGGCCAACACGACGAGCGGGCGCTTGTCGATACCTCCGCGCATCGCGATCTGATCGACGCCTTTGGCGGGCTGCTTCCACTGACGGGCGAGGTTCGTGCTGCCTGGCGCGCGTGGCGGCAGGCCGAGCAGGAGCTTGCCCGCCACAGGGCCAAGGTCGAAGCGGCCGCACGTGAGGCCGATTTTCTGCGCGCTTCCGTCGAGGAATTGTCAAAGCTCGACCCGCGCCCAGGCGAAGAAACGGAACTTGCCGACGAACGCGCGCGGATGATGCGGGCAGAGAAAACCGCCGCCGATATCGCCGATGCGCAGGAAGTGCTGTCCGGGCAGGCCTCACCCCTGCCGGCGCTGGCCAGCCTGTTGCGCCGGCTTCAGCGTAAGGCGCAGGAAGCGCCGGGACTTCTGGAGGAAATCATCACGTCGCTTGACGAGGCGTTGATCTCACTAGACGCGGCGCAGAGCGCTGTGGACGAGGCCATGCGGGCGAGCGAGTTCGATCCCCAGCGTCTGGACCAGGCCGAAGAGCGCCTCTTCGCGCTGCGTGCGGTGGCGCGCAAGCACAATGTGATGGTCGACGAACTGGCGGCGCTGCGCGACCGGATGGACAACGATCTGGCCGATCTCGATGCGGGCGAGGAGCGGCTGGGCTTGCTGGAGAAGGGCGCGGCAGAACGGCGCGATGCCTTCGATGCTGCTGCTGGCCGGCTTTCCGAGGCGCGCCAGGCCACCGCGGAGACGCTTGCCGCTGCGGTGATGGCGGAGCTGCCGGCGCTGAAACTGGAGCGCGCCCGGTTCTTGGTGCAGATCGACAGTGCGCCCGAGGACCGGATGGAAGAGGGCATCGATCGGGTTGAGTTCTGGGTGCAGACTAATCCGGGCACACGTCCGGGGCCGATCATGAAAGTGGCATCGGGCGGTGAGCTTTCGCGCTTTCTGCTGGCACTGAAGGTGGCGCTTGCCGACAGGGGGTCGGCGCCGACGCTGGTCTTCGACGAAATAGACACCGGCGTGGGCGGGGCGGTGGCCGATGCCATCGGTCAGCGCCTTGCGCGGCTGGCAAGCCGCATCCAGGTGCTGTCGGTCACCCATGCGCCTCAGGTGGCCGCGCGGGCCGGCACCCATTACCTGATTGCCAAGACGGGCGGCCATGACCGCGTGGCAACGGGGATCGCCGTGATGGACCGGGATGCGCGCCAGGAAGAGATCGCGCGCATGCTCGCGGGCGCCACGGTGACGGAGGAAGCGCGCGCGGCGGCCGAGCGGCTTTTGCAGGAGAATGCGCTGGCGGCAAGCTGA
- a CDS encoding outer membrane protein assembly factor BamD, translated as MNFRRLADRMSLRAPVRTAFAAVALPLLAAGCNAEKDLDLSTYVEQTEPADALYNQGLANLESGRLKEAVAKFEAVDRQHPYSEFARKALLMATFANYRQGNYAEAINSGKRYVALYPTSDDAAYAQYLVGLSYFRQIKEVTQDQKEARQTIEAMEQVAQRWPDSEYVPDAQAKVRFARDQLAGKEMQIGRYYLERREYIAAIRRFRGVVENYANTRHVEEALARLTEAYFAMGIASEAQTAAAVLGHNFPESEWYKDSYALLQSGGLEPRENTGSWISKAAGLIVGAGS; from the coding sequence ATGAATTTTAGACGCCTCGCCGATCGGATGAGCTTGAGGGCTCCGGTCCGTACAGCCTTTGCGGCAGTGGCCTTGCCGCTCCTGGCGGCCGGCTGCAATGCGGAGAAGGATCTCGACCTGTCCACCTATGTGGAGCAGACGGAGCCGGCCGATGCGCTCTACAATCAGGGCTTGGCCAATCTCGAATCGGGGCGGCTCAAGGAAGCGGTCGCCAAGTTCGAGGCCGTCGACCGGCAGCATCCCTATTCGGAGTTCGCGCGCAAGGCGCTTCTGATGGCCACCTTTGCGAACTACCGCCAGGGCAACTATGCCGAGGCGATCAACAGCGGCAAGCGCTATGTGGCGCTCTATCCGACCAGCGACGACGCGGCCTATGCGCAATATCTGGTCGGGCTGAGCTACTTCCGGCAGATCAAGGAAGTGACCCAGGACCAGAAGGAAGCGCGTCAGACGATCGAGGCGATGGAGCAGGTCGCCCAGCGCTGGCCGGATTCGGAGTATGTGCCCGATGCTCAGGCCAAAGTGCGTTTCGCGCGTGACCAGCTCGCCGGCAAGGAAATGCAGATCGGCCGCTATTATCTGGAGCGCCGGGAGTACATTGCGGCCATCCGCCGTTTCCGGGGCGTGGTAGAGAACTACGCAAACACGCGGCACGTCGAGGAGGCGCTTGCGCGGCTGACGGAAGCGTATTTCGCCATGGGTATCGCATCGGAAGCGCAGACGGCCGCCGCGGTTCTGGGGCACAATTTCCCGGAAAGCGAATGGTACAAGGATTCCTACGCACTCCTGCAATCGGGCGGGCTGGAGCCGAGAGAGAATACGGGCTCCTGGATTTCCAAAGCCGCTGGCTTGATTGTGGGGGCAGGCTCCTAG
- the lpxC gene encoding UDP-3-O-acyl-N-acetylglucosamine deacetylase: MGIDLLEYQTTLDARFSLSGIGVHSGESVSIHFNPADADTGIVFQRIDENAEGKVIRALAAEVGETDFCTGLGDTSGDHVATVEHLMAALSAMGIDNAAIEIDGGEVPIMDGSAAVFVEAFRQAGIRQLDVKRRYIRIKKPVRIGMGNSWAEFLPHDGTRFEVEIDFESPAIGRQAFAVDMNAEVFAREIARARTFGFIKDVERLWAAGFALGSSLENSVVIGEDHRVINMEGLRYEDEFVRHKMLDAVGDLALAGARFIGCFRSYRGGHRLNAAALRHLLTDPSAFEIVETTRRERGRGAEMIAVNAPVYAPWVL, translated from the coding sequence ATGGGGATCGATTTGCTCGAATATCAGACGACACTAGACGCGCGCTTCTCGCTCTCGGGCATTGGCGTTCATTCCGGCGAATCCGTTTCCATCCACTTCAATCCGGCGGATGCAGACACAGGTATTGTCTTTCAACGGATAGACGAGAATGCCGAGGGCAAGGTGATACGAGCGCTTGCGGCGGAGGTCGGCGAGACGGATTTTTGCACCGGCCTTGGCGATACTTCCGGCGATCACGTCGCGACGGTCGAGCATCTCATGGCCGCGCTGTCGGCGATGGGCATAGACAATGCCGCGATCGAGATCGATGGCGGTGAAGTGCCGATCATGGACGGCAGCGCCGCGGTCTTTGTCGAAGCTTTTCGGCAGGCCGGTATCAGGCAGCTCGATGTGAAGCGCCGTTACATCCGGATCAAGAAGCCGGTTCGCATAGGCATGGGCAACTCCTGGGCCGAATTTCTGCCCCATGACGGCACGAGGTTCGAGGTCGAGATCGATTTCGAGAGCCCGGCCATCGGCCGGCAGGCCTTTGCGGTCGACATGAACGCCGAAGTTTTTGCCCGAGAGATCGCGCGGGCGCGCACTTTCGGCTTCATCAAGGATGTCGAGCGGCTCTGGGCCGCCGGCTTTGCGCTCGGCTCGTCGCTCGAAAACTCCGTCGTTATCGGCGAGGACCACCGTGTGATCAACATGGAAGGTCTGCGCTACGAGGACGAGTTCGTTCGCCACAAGATGCTGGACGCGGTTGGCGACCTGGCTTTGGCCGGAGCAAGGTTCATCGGCTGTTTCCGTTCCTATCGCGGCGGGCACCGGCTGAACGCTGCCGCCCTGCGGCATCTGCTCACCGACCCTTCCGCATTCGAGATCGTCGAGACCACGCGCCGCGAGCGGGGCAGGGGCGCCGAAATGATCGCCGTCAACGCACCCGTCTACGCGCCTTGGGTTCTGTGA
- the ftsZ gene encoding cell division protein FtsZ — MTINLQKPDITELKPKITVFGVGGGGGNAVNNMITAGLRGVEFVVANTDAQALTQSKSDRLIQLGASVTEGLGAGSQPEVGQAAAEECIDEILDHLSNTHMCFVTAGMGGGTGTGAAPVVARAAREKGILTVGVVTKPFHFEGQRRMKTAEAGIEELQKCVDTLIVIPNQNLFRIANDKTTFADAFAMADQVLYSGVACITDLMVKEGLINLDFADVRSVMREMGKAMMGTGEASGEGRAMAAAEAAIANPLLDETSMKGARGLLISITGGRDMTLFEVDEAATRIREEVDPEANIILGATFDEELEGVIRVSVVATGIDKTAAEISSPPSAIRQPMRPTAQPSQQAPRTAGAEARPQPVARDVAPEGGVAVGNDPVAEAIRSAEQDAQQMTSAFQPQSKLFKPAPAAPQAAAPAAGYTPRPAAPQPAPEQAMQPQQPAPQPVRMPRVEDFPPVVQAEIQSSGRAEHAPDHEERGPMGLLKRLTNGLSRREDDGHSAPPPEPRLRQPAPEARRQPSSESQLYAPRRGQLDDHGRISQQPRATQEDDQLEIPAFLRRQAN; from the coding sequence ATGACGATCAACTTGCAAAAACCGGACATCACCGAGCTCAAGCCGAAGATAACGGTGTTCGGCGTTGGCGGAGGCGGCGGCAACGCCGTCAACAACATGATCACGGCGGGGCTTCGCGGCGTCGAATTCGTGGTGGCCAATACCGATGCCCAGGCACTCACCCAGTCGAAGTCGGATCGTCTGATCCAGCTTGGCGCATCGGTGACCGAGGGGCTGGGTGCCGGTTCGCAGCCCGAAGTGGGCCAGGCGGCCGCCGAGGAATGCATCGACGAGATCCTGGACCACCTGTCGAACACGCATATGTGCTTCGTCACCGCCGGCATGGGCGGCGGCACGGGCACGGGTGCGGCGCCCGTCGTGGCGCGGGCGGCACGGGAGAAGGGAATCCTCACCGTCGGCGTGGTGACCAAGCCGTTCCATTTCGAAGGCCAGCGTCGGATGAAAACGGCCGAGGCGGGTATCGAGGAACTGCAGAAGTGCGTCGATACGCTCATCGTCATTCCGAACCAGAACCTCTTCCGCATCGCCAACGACAAGACGACCTTTGCCGATGCTTTCGCCATGGCGGATCAGGTTCTTTATTCGGGCGTGGCCTGCATCACCGACCTGATGGTCAAGGAAGGCCTCATCAATCTTGACTTTGCCGACGTCCGCTCCGTCATGCGCGAGATGGGCAAGGCTATGATGGGCACGGGCGAGGCTTCCGGCGAGGGACGAGCCATGGCGGCCGCCGAGGCCGCGATCGCCAATCCTCTGCTCGACGAAACCTCCATGAAGGGTGCGCGCGGCCTTCTGATCTCCATCACCGGCGGCCGCGACATGACGCTGTTCGAGGTGGACGAGGCTGCGACCCGCATCCGCGAGGAGGTGGATCCGGAAGCCAACATCATTCTGGGCGCGACTTTCGACGAGGAACTCGAAGGCGTTATCCGCGTCTCCGTGGTGGCTACCGGCATCGACAAGACGGCGGCAGAGATCTCCTCGCCACCGTCGGCGATTCGCCAGCCGATGCGGCCGACCGCGCAGCCGTCCCAGCAGGCGCCGCGGACGGCGGGAGCGGAAGCCCGGCCCCAGCCCGTGGCCCGCGATGTCGCTCCTGAAGGAGGCGTCGCGGTGGGAAACGACCCCGTGGCTGAAGCAATCCGCAGCGCCGAACAGGACGCGCAGCAGATGACGAGCGCGTTTCAGCCGCAGAGCAAGCTCTTCAAGCCCGCCCCCGCAGCACCTCAGGCAGCCGCTCCGGCGGCCGGCTACACGCCGCGCCCGGCAGCGCCGCAGCCGGCGCCCGAGCAGGCGATGCAGCCGCAGCAGCCTGCGCCGCAGCCGGTGCGCATGCCCCGCGTGGAGGACTTTCCGCCGGTGGTGCAGGCCGAGATACAGTCCAGCGGTCGCGCCGAGCATGCGCCGGACCACGAGGAGCGCGGTCCGATGGGCCTGCTCAAGCGCCTGACCAACGGCCTTTCGCGCCGCGAAGACGATGGCCATTCGGCTCCGCCGCCCGAGCCGCGCCTGCGCCAGCCGGCCCCGGAGGCGCGCCGTCAGCCTTCCAGCGAAAGCCAGCTCTATGCTCCGCGCCGGGGTCAGCTCGACGACCATGGCAGAATCAGCCAGCAGCCGCGGGCCACGCAGGAGGACGATCAGCTCGAGATTCCCGCCTTCCTGCGCAGGCAGGCAAACTAG
- the ftsA gene encoding cell division protein FtsA has protein sequence MSWLPGSGGNTERRSGVITVLDVGSSKVCCIIARLLPAESSRALRHRTHRIKVIGIGHQKSEGVKSGVVVDLDRAEQAIRLAVDAAERMAGLTVDSLIVNVSAGRLKSETASATINLGGHEAARADVNRVLTAGARQAMRAEREVVHSLAVGFSLDSERGIRDPRGMVGDTLGVDMHVVTADAVPLRNLELCVNRSHLSVERLVATPYASGLAALVDDETEMGAACIDMGGGTTTISVFVDGKFVHADALPVGGNHVTMDLARGLSTRLEDAERLKVMHGSALPASADDRDIVAIQPIGSDETEQPLQVPRAVMTRIVRARVEETLELVRDRLNRSGYGNLVGRRVVLTGGASQLGGLPEAARRLLGRNVRLGRPLGVAGLPEAAKGAAFSAPIGLLIYPQVADYESRGTKGGIFTRATGTGGRFQRVGQWLRDSF, from the coding sequence ATGAGCTGGCTCCCCGGGTCGGGCGGGAACACCGAGCGGCGCTCCGGCGTCATTACCGTTCTCGATGTTGGATCGAGCAAGGTATGCTGCATCATCGCCAGGCTTCTGCCGGCTGAAAGCAGCCGAGCGCTGCGTCACCGCACGCACCGCATCAAGGTCATCGGCATCGGCCATCAGAAATCCGAAGGGGTCAAATCCGGCGTCGTCGTGGACCTCGACCGTGCCGAGCAGGCCATCCGCCTTGCGGTGGACGCGGCCGAGCGCATGGCGGGGCTGACGGTTGATTCCCTTATCGTCAACGTGTCGGCTGGCAGGCTGAAGAGCGAGACCGCCAGTGCCACGATCAATCTCGGCGGGCACGAAGCGGCCAGGGCCGATGTGAACCGGGTGCTTACGGCGGGCGCGCGCCAGGCCATGCGGGCCGAGCGTGAGGTCGTGCATTCGCTGGCGGTCGGGTTCTCGCTCGATTCGGAGCGCGGCATCCGTGATCCGCGCGGGATGGTGGGCGACACGCTGGGCGTCGACATGCATGTGGTGACCGCAGACGCGGTGCCGCTGCGCAATCTGGAGCTTTGCGTAAACCGTTCGCATCTGTCCGTCGAGCGGCTGGTGGCGACGCCCTATGCCAGCGGGCTCGCGGCGCTGGTGGATGACGAGACGGAGATGGGTGCGGCCTGCATCGATATGGGCGGAGGCACCACGACGATCTCGGTTTTCGTCGATGGCAAATTCGTGCATGCGGATGCGCTGCCGGTCGGCGGCAACCATGTGACGATGGACCTGGCGCGCGGGCTTTCGACGCGGCTGGAAGACGCCGAACGGTTGAAGGTCATGCACGGTTCGGCCCTGCCGGCCAGCGCCGACGATCGCGACATCGTGGCGATCCAGCCTATCGGCAGTGATGAGACGGAGCAGCCTTTGCAGGTGCCGCGGGCAGTCATGACGCGCATCGTGCGGGCGAGGGTCGAAGAGACGCTGGAACTGGTGCGCGACCGGCTGAACCGGTCAGGTTACGGTAACCTGGTGGGGCGCAGGGTTGTCTTGACCGGCGGCGCGAGCCAGCTTGGCGGTCTGCCGGAGGCGGCGCGCCGGCTTCTTGGGCGCAACGTGCGTCTTGGACGGCCGCTTGGCGTGGCCGGGCTTCCCGAGGCCGCGAAGGGCGCGGCGTTCTCGGCCCCGATCGGGCTGCTGATTTATCCGCAGGTTGCGGATTACGAAAGCCGTGGAACAAAAGGCGGCATATTCACGCGCGCAACGGGCACCGGGGGGCGGTTCCAGCGCGTAGGTCAATGGTTGCGGGACAGTTTTTAG
- a CDS encoding cell division protein FtsQ/DivIB — protein MFALTSGRGSRAGEAGFVLPRWLRRPARLVQRVRIGDFEAPPFAATMATAFLFAATGLYGGLQGGHMDEVVQATTARIGFAIGDVKIAGNVETSEIDVLQQIGLDGWTSMVGFDVSEARQRIAELPWVESATVRKVYPDTLEVILRERKPFAIWQQGSQLSVIERDGSIIAPFTNPRHASLPLVLGVGANEAALGFIRKVGGVGELGDRVRAYIRVADRRWDLRLDNGITIKLPEREPDEALAAVVRLNAQYQLFDRDIKAVDLRLDDRVTVGLTEDAAEKRNAVIEQHLAARKKGARI, from the coding sequence TTGTTCGCGCTGACGTCAGGTAGGGGTTCACGCGCAGGCGAAGCTGGCTTCGTGCTGCCGCGCTGGCTTCGTCGGCCGGCGCGCCTTGTCCAGCGCGTCCGCATCGGCGATTTCGAAGCGCCGCCCTTTGCCGCGACCATGGCGACGGCCTTCCTGTTCGCCGCAACCGGGCTTTATGGCGGGCTGCAGGGCGGCCATATGGACGAGGTCGTGCAGGCGACGACGGCGCGCATCGGCTTTGCCATAGGCGACGTGAAGATCGCCGGCAATGTGGAGACCTCCGAAATCGACGTGCTGCAGCAGATCGGGCTCGACGGCTGGACCTCGATGGTCGGCTTCGACGTGAGCGAGGCTCGGCAGCGGATCGCCGAACTCCCGTGGGTCGAAAGCGCCACCGTCCGCAAGGTCTATCCGGATACGCTCGAAGTCATTCTTCGGGAGCGCAAGCCTTTCGCCATATGGCAGCAGGGGAGCCAATTGTCGGTCATCGAGCGTGACGGGTCGATCATCGCGCCCTTCACGAATCCGCGCCATGCCTCGTTGCCGCTCGTCCTCGGCGTCGGCGCCAACGAGGCTGCGTTGGGTTTCATTCGAAAGGTTGGCGGTGTCGGCGAACTTGGCGACCGCGTACGCGCCTATATCCGCGTCGCTGACCGCCGCTGGGACCTGCGTCTCGACAACGGTATCACCATTAAGCTGCCCGAGCGCGAGCCTGACGAGGCGCTTGCTGCCGTGGTGCGGCTGAACGCGCAGTATCAGCTTTTCGATCGGGATATCAAAGCGGTGGACCTGCGTCTGGACGACCGGGTCACCGTGGGGCTGACCGAGGATGCCGCCGAAAAACGCAATGCGGTGATCGAACAGCATCTGGCGGCGCGAAAGAAGGGAGCCCGGATATGA